From one Rhodothermales bacterium genomic stretch:
- a CDS encoding type II toxin-antitoxin system VapC family toxin, translating into MATYLLDTNILLRVDDALAEQSTQARLAIETLITQDHVCCITPQVIGEYYSVATRPVASNGFGWSAEKGRRERDNWLSRYPLLNENAEIFPLWMQLIDQHGRTGRRIFDLRLLAVMRAHHIMRLLTFDVEDFPLVAGCTIVHPKEVRVQ; encoded by the coding sequence ATGGCGACCTATCTGCTCGACACCAACATCTTGCTTCGCGTCGACGACGCCCTCGCCGAGCAAAGTACCCAGGCTCGTCTGGCTATCGAGACGTTGATAACTCAGGATCACGTCTGTTGTATCACGCCGCAGGTCATCGGTGAGTATTATTCTGTCGCCACAAGGCCAGTAGCTTCCAATGGGTTTGGCTGGAGTGCCGAAAAGGGCCGGCGCGAACGCGACAACTGGCTCTCCCGGTATCCCCTTCTCAATGAGAACGCAGAAATCTTCCCCCTCTGGATGCAGCTCATTGATCAGCATGGACGCACCGGACGGAGAATTTTCGATCTCAGGCTTCTTGCCGTCATGCGTGCCCATCACATAATGCGCTTGCTTACGTTCGATGTGGAGGATTTTCCGTTGGTTGCCGGATGCACGATCGTGCACCCGAAAGAGGTTCGCGTCCAGTAG